The following are from one region of the Sulfurimicrobium lacus genome:
- a CDS encoding ATP-binding protein, protein MSRLFQRFHDMSIRHQLMVGIAFVYALLMTLLVAYLVAGQSDFLHRRAGVDASRMAEMLAAGSAPWVMANDVAGLQEVVRSLGRDPDVRYAMLLSSDGRVLAHNDPGNIGHFVTDATSRNLLAGLPVLTTLVADDDLIDVAAPVMTGKHFIGWARVGVGQERIAANLRQVKYKGAVFALLAIALGSLFAVFMANSLTRGLNRLVSATARVRGGERGFRVKFERKDEIGRVGNDFNLMLAALEESESERKQATEAHRASEERFRDIALTSADWLWEVDAEGRYTFASDNVLDVLGYRAEEIVGKTPFDLMPPEEAERVMPLFQDIVARQVPFRLLENLNRHKDGTTHVILTSGVPVFDARGQLRGYRGAEQDVTERRRAEQAALAAQAETARLLAISDQSRLVLLSMIEDRKAADAEIRKLNASLEQRVRDRTAELEVANKELESFSYSVSHDLRAPLRAVSGFAQILARSHSDSLNEEGRHYLDNVIAASERMGTLIDDLLHYSRTGRGAVRAVPVPLAPLAAHLASTFGERIAATGARFEVIEPLVTPLGDATLIGQILANLVDNALTYRCRDGMPQVTLSAVREGEWVVLRVADNGIGIAPEYHEKIFQVFQRLHSEDEYPGTGIGLAIVAKAVRLMEGEVGIESVPGQGSTFRVRLPAAKEEGSSN, encoded by the coding sequence ATGAGCCGCCTCTTTCAGCGCTTCCATGATATGTCCATCCGTCACCAGCTCATGGTCGGCATCGCATTCGTTTATGCGTTGCTGATGACGCTGCTGGTGGCCTACCTGGTAGCCGGTCAGAGCGATTTTTTGCACCGGCGCGCCGGGGTGGATGCCAGCCGCATGGCGGAGATGCTGGCGGCCGGCAGTGCCCCGTGGGTCATGGCGAACGACGTGGCCGGGCTGCAGGAGGTGGTGCGATCGCTGGGACGCGACCCGGACGTGCGCTACGCCATGCTGCTTTCTTCCGATGGCCGGGTGTTGGCGCACAACGACCCCGGCAACATCGGGCACTTCGTCACGGATGCAACCAGCCGCAACCTTCTCGCCGGCCTTCCGGTGCTCACCACCCTGGTCGCCGACGACGACTTGATCGACGTGGCTGCGCCGGTCATGACGGGCAAGCATTTCATCGGCTGGGCGCGGGTGGGCGTCGGCCAGGAACGCATCGCCGCGAACCTGCGCCAGGTCAAGTACAAGGGAGCCGTTTTTGCCTTGCTCGCCATCGCGCTGGGTTCCTTGTTCGCCGTTTTCATGGCCAACAGCCTGACGCGGGGGCTGAACCGGCTGGTCAGCGCCACCGCGCGGGTACGCGGCGGCGAGCGCGGCTTTCGCGTCAAGTTCGAGCGCAAGGACGAAATCGGCAGGGTGGGCAACGATTTCAACCTCATGCTCGCCGCGCTGGAAGAAAGCGAATCCGAACGCAAGCAGGCAACCGAGGCCCATCGCGCCAGCGAGGAACGCTTTCGCGACATCGCCCTGACCTCGGCTGACTGGCTGTGGGAAGTGGACGCGGAAGGGCGCTACACCTTCGCCTCGGACAACGTGCTGGACGTGCTCGGCTATCGTGCCGAGGAAATCGTCGGCAAGACGCCCTTCGACCTGATGCCGCCGGAGGAAGCGGAGCGGGTGATGCCGCTGTTTCAGGACATCGTCGCCCGCCAGGTCCCCTTCCGCCTGCTGGAAAACCTCAACCGGCACAAGGACGGCACGACGCACGTGATTCTCACCAGCGGCGTGCCGGTTTTCGATGCCCGGGGGCAGTTGCGCGGCTACCGCGGAGCGGAACAGGATGTCACCGAGCGCCGGCGCGCCGAGCAGGCCGCTCTCGCCGCCCAGGCCGAAACCGCGCGCTTGCTGGCGATTTCGGACCAGTCGCGCCTGGTGCTGTTGAGCATGATCGAGGACCGGAAAGCGGCCGACGCGGAAATCCGCAAGCTCAACGCGTCCCTGGAGCAGCGCGTGCGTGACCGGACCGCCGAACTGGAAGTTGCCAACAAGGAACTGGAATCCTTTTCCTACTCGGTGTCCCATGACCTGCGCGCACCCTTGCGCGCGGTGAGCGGTTTTGCGCAGATCCTCGCGCGCAGCCATAGTGACTCCCTCAACGAGGAGGGGCGCCACTACCTGGACAACGTGATCGCCGCGAGCGAACGCATGGGCACGCTGATCGACGACCTGCTGCACTACTCGCGCACCGGTCGCGGTGCCGTGCGGGCGGTGCCGGTGCCGCTCGCGCCCCTCGCCGCGCACCTGGCATCCACCTTCGGCGAGCGCATCGCCGCCACCGGTGCGCGTTTCGAAGTGATCGAACCGCTCGTGACGCCGCTCGGGGACGCCACGCTGATCGGGCAGATTCTCGCCAACCTGGTGGACAACGCGCTGACCTACCGTTGCCGCGACGGCATGCCGCAAGTGACGCTGTCTGCCGTGCGCGAAGGCGAATGGGTGGTGCTGCGCGTGGCGGATAATGGCATCGGCATCGCACCGGAGTATCATGAGAAAATCTTCCAGGTGTTCCAGCGCCTGCACTCCGAGGACGAATATCCGGGGACCGGTATCGGCCTCGCCATTGTCGCCAAGGCGGTGCGGCTGATGGAAGGCGAAGTCGGCATTGAATCGGTGCCGGGCCAGGGCAGCACTTTCAGGGTGCGTTTGCCGGCGGCAAAAGAAGAAGGGAGTTCGAATTGA
- a CDS encoding response regulator translates to MTKPECILLVDDNRMDVELALDAFREVRFSNRIEVAGGGQQALDYLFGHGAYADRARYPLPVLTLLDLKMPGIDGFDVLRRIKETPLLKRIPVVILTSSREEGDRAMSYDIGANSYLVKPVSFTKFVEVVKQIEGYWLTLNAPPPLPMDEAGLHGRE, encoded by the coding sequence TTGACTAAACCCGAATGCATCCTGCTGGTCGACGACAACCGCATGGATGTCGAGTTGGCGCTCGACGCCTTCCGCGAGGTGCGTTTCTCCAACCGGATTGAAGTGGCGGGCGGCGGCCAGCAGGCCCTCGATTACCTGTTCGGTCATGGTGCATATGCCGATCGCGCACGCTACCCGCTGCCCGTCCTGACCTTGCTCGATCTCAAAATGCCGGGCATCGACGGCTTCGACGTGTTGCGGCGGATCAAGGAAACGCCGCTGCTCAAGCGTATCCCGGTAGTGATTCTCACCTCCTCGCGCGAGGAGGGGGACAGGGCGATGTCTTATGACATCGGCGCCAACTCCTATTTGGTGAAGCCGGTGAGTTTTACAAAATTCGTCGAAGTGGTGAAACAGATCGAGGGTTACTGGCTGACGCTGAATGCTCCGCCGCCGCTTCCCATGGATGAGGCGGGACTTCATGGCCGTGAATGA